Proteins from one Thioflavicoccus mobilis 8321 genomic window:
- a CDS encoding PA3496 family putative envelope integrity protein: MHESETGFLDESAEPLPIGVATAIERNDASSSMAARRRIERLRELYRLRKLLDDPDFDDLS; the protein is encoded by the coding sequence ATGCACGAATCTGAAACAGGGTTTCTCGATGAATCGGCGGAGCCTCTCCCCATCGGGGTCGCCACCGCCATCGAGCGGAACGACGCGTCCTCGAGTATGGCGGCGCGGCGCCGTATCGAGCGGCTGCGCGAACTCTACCGGTTGCGCAAGTTGCTCGACGATCCCGACTTCGATGACCTGAGCTGA
- a CDS encoding Ppx/GppA phosphatase family protein, whose amino-acid sequence MAARSPYPTVADASPRTVAAVDLGSNSFHLIVARTLDGDLQVIDRIKEMVRLGEGLTADKMVRPEVAERALACLDRFGQRLRGMPPGDVRAVGTNTLRQIRPESGFLERTERALGHPIDVIAGREEARLIYLGVAHGLAAGDELRLVVDIGGGSTELIVGQCFTPRLRESLHMGCVSLSQRYFADGRITAKSMERAELAGALEVRPIRELFRRTGWDKAVGSSGTIKAIAAVMAAEGWCNDGISAEALERLRNALVEQGSVEALAFKGLSDRRRPVFAGGVAALRAVFLNLGVHHMQVSDEALREGLIYEMVGRDQHEDVRERTVRSLAQRFGVDKDHAERVEQTAAALFEQAAGPWQLVHPNDPVALGFAARLHEIGLIISHSSYQKHGAYLLSNADLSGFTRQAQQVLATLVLGHRRKFPSAEFNALPKDRQVAVRRLCVLLRLAVLMHRGRSETAMPCPRLRVEDETVELTFPDRWLADHALTRLELEEEAARFTTAGFALDFG is encoded by the coding sequence ATGGCTGCAAGGTCGCCCTATCCCACTGTCGCCGACGCCTCGCCCCGCACGGTGGCGGCCGTCGATCTGGGGTCTAACAGCTTCCATCTGATCGTCGCGCGGACCCTCGATGGGGATCTTCAGGTCATCGACCGCATCAAGGAGATGGTGCGCCTCGGCGAGGGGCTGACCGCCGATAAGATGGTACGCCCGGAGGTCGCCGAACGCGCCCTCGCCTGCCTCGACCGCTTCGGCCAGCGCCTGCGCGGGATGCCACCCGGCGACGTGCGTGCAGTCGGCACCAACACATTGCGTCAGATCCGCCCCGAGAGCGGCTTTCTGGAGCGCACCGAGCGGGCGCTCGGCCATCCGATCGATGTGATCGCCGGCCGCGAGGAGGCCCGCCTCATCTACCTCGGCGTCGCCCACGGCCTGGCCGCCGGCGATGAGCTGCGCCTGGTCGTCGACATCGGCGGCGGCAGCACCGAACTCATCGTCGGGCAGTGCTTCACGCCGCGCCTGCGCGAGAGCCTGCACATGGGCTGCGTGAGCCTCTCGCAGCGCTACTTCGCCGACGGGCGCATCACGGCCAAGTCCATGGAGCGAGCCGAGCTCGCCGGCGCCTTGGAGGTGCGTCCGATCCGCGAGCTGTTTCGCCGCACCGGCTGGGACAAGGCGGTCGGCAGTTCCGGCACCATCAAGGCGATTGCCGCCGTCATGGCGGCCGAGGGATGGTGCAACGATGGCATCTCCGCCGAGGCCTTGGAACGACTGCGCAATGCCCTCGTCGAGCAGGGCTCGGTCGAGGCACTCGCCTTCAAGGGCCTCAGCGATCGGCGCCGGCCGGTCTTCGCCGGCGGGGTCGCGGCACTGCGGGCGGTCTTCCTGAACCTCGGCGTGCATCATATGCAGGTCTCCGACGAGGCCTTGCGCGAGGGGCTCATCTACGAGATGGTCGGGCGCGACCAGCACGAAGACGTGCGCGAACGCACGGTACGTTCGCTCGCCCAACGCTTCGGCGTCGACAAGGACCACGCAGAGCGGGTGGAACAGACGGCGGCAGCCCTCTTCGAACAGGCTGCCGGGCCCTGGCAGCTGGTGCATCCGAACGACCCGGTTGCCCTCGGCTTCGCCGCCCGCCTACACGAAATCGGCCTCATCATCTCTCACAGCAGCTATCAGAAGCACGGTGCCTACCTGTTGAGCAACGCTGATCTCTCGGGCTTCACGCGCCAGGCACAACAGGTGCTCGCAACGCTGGTGCTCGGCCACCGCCGCAAGTTCCCGAGTGCCGAGTTCAATGCCCTTCCCAAGGACCGCCAGGTCGCCGTACGACGCCTGTGCGTCCTCCTGCGCCTGGCGGTGCTGATGCATCGTGGACGCTCGGAGACGGCAATGCCCTGCCCAAGGCTGCGGGTGGAAGACGAGACAGTCGAGCTGACCTTCCCGGACCGCTGGCTAGCCGATCACGCGCTCACGCGGCTCGAACTCGAGGAGGAGGCCGCGCGGTTCACCACGGCGGGCTTCGCCCTCGACTTCGGGTAG
- the odhB gene encoding 2-oxoglutarate dehydrogenase complex dihydrolipoyllysine-residue succinyltransferase yields MTTEVRVPNLPESVADATVLAWHKEPGAAVRRGENLVDLETDKVVLEVPAPVDGVLTEIEAQKGDVVSADAVLARIEAGAATDEGAVSAREAPAAPPASEPASRRAPTPRQASSTPAHPATAPAEPVLAPAARRMVKEMALDPAEIAGSGRGGRIHKADVVAFLDRSESSAPDVDQETGMSPPAAGLGGEAGRPEQRVPMTRLRARIAERLVEAQQTAAILTTFNEVNLQAVMDLRRRYKDRFEQAHGVRLGFMSFFVKAAVEALQRFPMVNASVDENDIIYHGYYDIGIAVSSPRGLVVPILRDCDQLSMADIELAIAEFAGKAKDGSLSYEDLTGGTFSITNGGVFGSLLSTPILNPPQSAILGMHKVQERPVVEDGAILVRPMMYLALSYDHRLIDGRDAVQFLVAIKEAIEDPARLLLRV; encoded by the coding sequence ATGACCACCGAAGTCCGTGTCCCCAACCTCCCGGAATCCGTCGCCGACGCCACCGTGCTCGCTTGGCACAAGGAGCCCGGTGCGGCGGTGCGCCGGGGCGAGAATCTCGTAGATCTGGAGACAGACAAGGTGGTGCTGGAGGTGCCGGCGCCAGTCGACGGGGTACTGACCGAGATCGAGGCGCAGAAGGGCGATGTGGTCTCGGCCGACGCGGTGCTGGCGCGGATCGAGGCGGGCGCAGCGACGGACGAGGGCGCCGTCTCTGCCCGGGAGGCACCCGCGGCACCGCCCGCGTCGGAACCGGCATCGCGTCGTGCCCCGACGCCCCGTCAGGCGTCGAGCACGCCCGCTCACCCGGCGACGGCACCGGCCGAACCCGTGCTCGCCCCGGCCGCGCGGCGCATGGTCAAGGAGATGGCGCTCGACCCGGCCGAGATCGCCGGCAGCGGGCGCGGTGGGCGTATCCACAAGGCCGACGTGGTCGCCTTTCTCGACCGCAGTGAGTCGAGCGCGCCGGATGTCGATCAGGAGACCGGCATGTCGCCCCCGGCGGCCGGCCTCGGCGGCGAGGCCGGCCGTCCCGAGCAACGCGTGCCGATGACCCGGCTGCGTGCCCGCATCGCCGAGCGCCTGGTCGAGGCCCAGCAGACGGCGGCGATCCTGACGACCTTCAACGAGGTCAACCTACAAGCGGTCATGGATCTGCGACGGCGCTACAAGGACCGCTTCGAGCAGGCTCATGGCGTGCGCCTCGGGTTCATGTCTTTCTTCGTCAAGGCCGCCGTCGAGGCGCTGCAACGTTTCCCGATGGTCAACGCCTCGGTCGACGAGAACGACATCATCTACCACGGCTACTACGACATCGGCATCGCCGTCAGTTCGCCGCGAGGGCTGGTCGTGCCGATCCTGCGCGACTGTGACCAATTGTCGATGGCCGACATCGAGCTCGCGATCGCCGAGTTCGCCGGCAAGGCCAAGGACGGTTCGCTGAGTTACGAAGACCTGACCGGGGGCACCTTCTCGATCACCAATGGCGGGGTGTTCGGCTCGCTGCTCTCGACGCCGATCCTGAACCCGCCGCAGAGTGCCATTCTGGGGATGCACAAGGTCCAGGAGCGCCCGGTCGTCGAGGATGGCGCCATCCTGGTGCGCCCGATGATGTATCTCGCCCTATCCTACGATCACCGGCTCATCGATGGACGTGACGCCGTGCAATTCCTGGTTGCGATCAAAGAGGCGATCGAGGATCCGGCGCGGTTGTTGCTCAGGGTGTGA
- a CDS encoding protein YgfX: MTARQAPPPLRIRPRPSGRLAALLAASHGSALLLVAALPITWLARATLATLILLSLVHEALHDLWPRLPWAVREALWQPDGTWLVTLASGRQREARLGSATFVTVGLILLDLRCGPLRRCRLALFADSLDGEQHRRLRARLRAELGQAGSPRRLGGDIA, encoded by the coding sequence ATGACCGCCCGTCAGGCCCCGCCGCCGCTCAGGATTCGCCCCCGGCCGTCCGGACGCCTCGCGGCGTTGCTCGCAGCCTCCCACGGGTCCGCCCTCCTGCTCGTGGCGGCACTGCCGATCACCTGGCTCGCACGGGCCACGCTCGCCACCCTTATTCTGCTCAGCCTCGTCCACGAGGCACTGCATGACCTCTGGCCGCGCCTGCCATGGGCCGTCCGCGAGGCCCTCTGGCAGCCGGACGGCACCTGGCTGGTCACTCTGGCCTCCGGCCGCCAGCGCGAGGCGCGACTCGGGTCCGCGACCTTCGTGACGGTCGGGCTGATCCTGCTCGACCTACGCTGCGGGCCGCTGCGGCGCTGCCGCCTGGCGCTGTTCGCCGACAGCCTGGACGGCGAACAACATCGACGCCTGCGCGCCCGGCTGCGCGCCGAACTCGGCCAGGCCGGGTCGCCACGTCGCCTCGGCGGCGACATCGCTTGA
- a CDS encoding DEAD/DEAH box helicase translates to MKREPTETKESSALEVEVRAPSHAVEQLVARLEQRYPGRITGRLVRPASAARYCPLPPGLHPGLAQALAARGVERLYAHQREAWDRVAEGRHLVIATPTASGKTLCYNLPVLDAVLTRGVKALYLFPTKALAQDQVAELNALNQAATLGVKAFTFDGDTPGDARQAVRTRGDIVVSNPDMLHQAILPHHTKWAQFFEGLAFVVVDELHSYRGVFGSHVANVLRRLRRICRFYGVAPQFLFASATIANPAALAEGLIGEPVAAVTESGAPAGDRHLLLWNPPVINPDLGLRASARSQTTRLARLAAKAGLKTIVFARSRLMVEVITKYLKDVFDRDPRRPPRVLAYRGGYLPSERRVAEKAMRAGRVDLVVSTSALELGVDIGALDVAVLNGYPGTVAATWQRLGRAGRRLRPSLGVLVATSDPLDQYLVRHPEFFFDASPEQARIHPDQLLILLDHVRCAAFELPFQDGESFGGEDLAEMLGYLRDEGLLQRQGGRWYWIADSYPAQAVSLRSVAEGNFVVVEVTDGGSRVLAEVDYTAAPGTLYEGAIYMVQARPYQVERLDWVGRKAYVRATRADYYTDAIDYTRLKILDRFDLRPEGLAAAAHGEVHLVRRYPGYKKIRYYSHDNVGYGNINLPDQELHTTAVWWQVRPDALETLLPDRQQAIEGFLGAAYALHHVAVLRAMAELRDLGRAVGDGQGTWFATLGADGRGQLRGAENEPVGVGDLTGFEPTLFLYDNYPGGVGLSAPLFDEAVLLVRDALGLVAACPCPAGCPACIGPVLPGDEARAVTPKAAAQAVLGLLHGD, encoded by the coding sequence ATGAAGCGAGAGCCTACAGAAACGAAGGAATCGAGTGCCTTAGAGGTCGAGGTGCGGGCGCCGTCCCATGCCGTCGAGCAGCTGGTGGCGCGCCTGGAGCAGCGCTACCCGGGGCGCATCACTGGGCGGCTGGTGCGCCCGGCGAGCGCGGCGCGTTACTGCCCGCTGCCGCCCGGGCTGCATCCGGGCTTGGCACAGGCGCTCGCGGCGCGCGGCGTCGAGCGCCTCTACGCCCACCAGCGCGAGGCCTGGGACCGGGTCGCCGAGGGGCGGCACCTGGTGATCGCCACGCCGACGGCCTCCGGCAAGACCCTCTGCTACAACCTGCCGGTCCTCGATGCGGTCCTGACGCGCGGCGTCAAGGCCCTGTATCTCTTTCCGACCAAGGCCCTGGCCCAGGACCAGGTCGCCGAGCTCAACGCGCTCAATCAGGCGGCCACCCTCGGCGTCAAGGCCTTCACCTTCGACGGCGACACGCCGGGCGACGCCCGCCAGGCGGTGCGCACCCGCGGCGACATCGTCGTTTCCAACCCCGACATGCTCCACCAGGCGATCCTGCCGCACCATACCAAGTGGGCGCAGTTCTTCGAGGGGTTGGCCTTCGTCGTCGTCGACGAGCTGCACAGCTACCGCGGGGTCTTCGGCTCGCACGTCGCCAATGTCCTTCGCCGGCTGCGGCGCATCTGTCGTTTCTACGGGGTCGCGCCCCAGTTCCTGTTCGCCTCGGCGACGATCGCCAACCCGGCGGCGCTGGCCGAGGGCCTGATCGGCGAGCCGGTCGCGGCCGTCACCGAGAGCGGCGCGCCGGCCGGGGACCGTCACCTGCTGCTCTGGAACCCGCCGGTCATCAATCCGGACCTGGGGCTGCGCGCCTCGGCCCGCTCGCAGACGACGCGGCTGGCGCGGCTCGCCGCCAAGGCCGGGCTCAAGACGATCGTCTTCGCCCGCTCGCGGCTGATGGTCGAGGTCATCACCAAGTACCTGAAGGACGTCTTCGATCGCGACCCGCGCCGTCCGCCGCGGGTGCTGGCCTACCGCGGCGGCTACCTGCCGAGTGAGCGGCGCGTGGCCGAGAAGGCGATGCGTGCCGGGCGGGTCGACCTGGTCGTCAGCACCTCGGCGCTCGAGCTCGGCGTCGACATCGGGGCGCTCGATGTGGCGGTTCTCAATGGCTATCCGGGCACGGTCGCGGCGACCTGGCAGCGCCTGGGGCGGGCCGGGCGGCGGCTGCGCCCGAGCCTCGGCGTGCTGGTCGCGACCAGCGATCCGTTGGATCAGTACCTGGTGCGCCATCCCGAGTTCTTCTTCGACGCCTCGCCCGAGCAGGCGCGCATCCACCCGGACCAGCTCCTGATCCTGCTCGATCACGTGCGTTGCGCCGCCTTCGAGCTGCCGTTCCAGGACGGCGAGTCGTTCGGCGGCGAGGATCTGGCCGAGATGCTCGGCTATCTGCGCGACGAGGGCCTGCTCCAGCGACAGGGCGGGCGCTGGTACTGGATCGCCGACAGCTACCCGGCCCAGGCGGTCTCGCTGCGCTCGGTCGCCGAGGGCAACTTCGTCGTCGTCGAGGTCACCGATGGCGGCAGCCGCGTTCTCGCCGAGGTCGACTACACGGCGGCCCCGGGCACACTCTACGAGGGGGCCATCTACATGGTGCAGGCGCGCCCCTATCAGGTCGAGCGCCTCGACTGGGTCGGGCGCAAGGCGTACGTGCGCGCGACCCGTGCCGACTACTACACGGATGCGATCGACTACACGCGCCTGAAGATCCTCGACCGCTTCGATCTGCGCCCCGAGGGGCTCGCCGCCGCGGCCCACGGCGAGGTCCACCTGGTGCGCCGCTATCCGGGCTACAAGAAGATCCGTTACTACAGCCACGACAACGTCGGCTACGGCAACATCAACCTGCCGGACCAAGAGCTGCACACGACGGCCGTCTGGTGGCAGGTGCGCCCCGATGCCCTGGAGACGCTGCTGCCGGACCGCCAGCAGGCCATCGAGGGCTTCCTCGGCGCCGCCTACGCGCTGCACCACGTCGCGGTCCTGCGCGCGATGGCCGAGCTGCGCGACCTCGGCCGGGCGGTCGGCGACGGCCAGGGGACCTGGTTCGCGACCCTCGGCGCCGACGGTCGCGGTCAGCTGCGCGGGGCCGAGAACGAGCCGGTCGGCGTGGGCGATCTGACCGGCTTCGAGCCGACCCTGTTCCTCTACGACAACTACCCGGGTGGGGTCGGGCTGTCGGCGCCGCTCTTCGACGAGGCCGTGCTCCTGGTCCGCGACGCCCTTGGGCTGGTCGCCGCCTGCCCCTGTCCAGCCGGTTGTCCGGCCTGCATCGGGCCCGTGCTCCCCGGCGACGAGGCCCGCGCCGTGACGCCGAAGGCGGCCGCCCAGGCCGTGCTGGGGTTGCTTCATGGGGATTAG
- a CDS encoding SCP2 sterol-binding domain-containing protein: MAKLFSAEWMTQFKDAWNSDPEIKDKLAEINFNSTISWGFKDEENPRGIIVVENGECVRASDWAGETPDWDLRADLSDWLKWVQKGIGMMGLGAAYATGKLKFKTGDYKSMIKDPRMAGPFVKTFGILQQIGADELG; this comes from the coding sequence ATGGCCAAGCTCTTTTCCGCCGAGTGGATGACGCAATTCAAAGACGCCTGGAACAGCGACCCAGAGATCAAGGACAAGCTCGCCGAGATCAACTTCAATTCGACCATCAGCTGGGGTTTCAAGGACGAGGAGAACCCGCGCGGCATCATCGTCGTCGAGAACGGCGAATGCGTGCGCGCCAGCGATTGGGCCGGCGAGACACCGGATTGGGACCTGCGCGCCGATCTCTCCGACTGGCTCAAGTGGGTCCAGAAGGGGATCGGCATGATGGGCCTGGGCGCCGCCTACGCGACGGGCAAGCTCAAGTTCAAGACGGGCGACTACAAGTCGATGATCAAAGACCCGCGGATGGCCGGCCCCTTCGTGAAGACCTTCGGCATCCTGCAACAGATCGGCGCCGACGAACTGGGCTGA
- a CDS encoding ribonuclease H-like domain-containing protein: MGIRGGLRERLGRLKGSAPSTDEASNAVAARVARLRPAGRSTPGGRGPDEQALVESLGAERLAPGVLCCEERLARSERHGAVALAEVPAALVELAEVPVREWAGGGTPEPARWVFLDTETSGLAGGTGTWVFQLGVLRPVADGWCLRQYLLARLDAEAAFIEALAAEFGGTELVVTYNGKCFDAPLLATRFRLAGRGDPLAGVTHLDLLARVRRAFAPVWPDCRLASAEERLLGFRRAGDLPGSAAPQAWLDWLRHGRIAPLGAVLRHNRWDLLSLAALAVPLAMTYRDPLATGAAVQAVATHHLARGAPDRAYALLARNRARLAPPALLILADLHRRRGEWEQACGIWSELVECDDPAALEALAKYHEHRRGDPALALDLARRLPPGPAREHRCARLVAKLGRAAAMLRRP; the protein is encoded by the coding sequence ATGGGGATTAGGGGGGGGCTCAGGGAGCGGCTCGGGCGGCTCAAGGGGAGCGCGCCGTCGACGGACGAGGCCTCCAATGCCGTCGCCGCGCGGGTCGCGCGGCTGCGCCCGGCGGGGCGGTCGACCCCCGGCGGTCGCGGCCCCGACGAGCAGGCCCTCGTCGAGTCGCTGGGCGCCGAGCGGCTCGCCCCGGGCGTGCTGTGCTGCGAGGAGCGGCTGGCGAGGAGCGAGCGCCACGGTGCCGTCGCCCTCGCCGAGGTGCCGGCGGCCCTGGTCGAACTCGCCGAAGTGCCTGTGCGGGAATGGGCGGGCGGAGGGACGCCCGAGCCGGCGCGCTGGGTCTTCCTCGACACCGAGACGAGCGGTCTGGCGGGCGGTACAGGTACCTGGGTCTTCCAGCTCGGCGTTCTGCGCCCCGTCGCCGACGGCTGGTGCCTGCGTCAGTATCTGCTCGCGCGGCTCGACGCCGAGGCGGCCTTCATCGAGGCCCTCGCCGCCGAGTTCGGCGGGACCGAGCTGGTCGTGACCTACAACGGCAAGTGCTTCGATGCGCCCCTGCTCGCGACCCGCTTCCGGCTCGCCGGGCGGGGCGACCCGTTGGCCGGTGTCACCCATCTGGACCTGCTTGCGCGGGTGCGGCGTGCCTTCGCGCCGGTCTGGCCCGACTGCCGGCTGGCGAGCGCCGAGGAGCGGCTGCTCGGTTTCCGCCGTGCCGGTGATCTTCCGGGGTCGGCGGCCCCGCAGGCCTGGCTCGACTGGCTGCGTCACGGGCGGATTGCGCCGCTTGGCGCGGTGCTGCGGCACAATCGCTGGGACCTGCTGTCGCTGGCTGCCCTCGCGGTGCCGCTAGCGATGACCTACCGCGATCCGCTGGCGACGGGGGCGGCGGTCCAGGCCGTTGCCACCCACCACCTCGCCCGCGGTGCGCCGGATCGCGCCTACGCGTTGCTCGCCCGGAACCGGGCCCGGCTCGCGCCGCCGGCGCTCCTGATCCTCGCCGATCTGCACCGTCGACGCGGCGAGTGGGAACAGGCCTGTGGCATCTGGAGCGAGCTCGTCGAGTGCGATGATCCGGCGGCTCTCGAGGCCCTGGCGAAGTACCACGAGCACCGCCGCGGCGATCCGGCGCTGGCGTTGGACCTCGCCCGTCGCCTGCCGCCGGGGCCGGCCCGAGAGCACCGCTGCGCACGCCTCGTCGCCAAGCTCGGGCGGGCCGCCGCGATGCTGCGGCGACCTTAG
- a CDS encoding 2-oxoglutarate dehydrogenase E1 component, which translates to MSARIELFRSSTALYGGNAAFIEDLYERYLQDPEAIPAAWRGHFDAMHQEAANEVPHGPVRENFLRLAQERRSRPASRATGSLEPVAAEKQTAVLRLINAYRYRGHQVADLDPLALREKPQVLDLDPAYHDLRLEDLDQVFHTGSLQAPNRMALREIVALVQQIYCGSVGSEYMHIISTEQKRWIQKRLEGYRGQPELTGADRRWLLALLSAAEGLEQYLHYRYVGQKRFSLEGGEALIPLIDELIQRAGRQGQKEIVIGMAHRGRLNVLTNILGKPPQEMFDEFEGRVGMNWRALSGDVKYHMGFGTDIDTPGGVVHVVLGFNPSHLEIIDPVIEGSVRARQRRRLDRSGDLVLPVLIHGDAAFAGQGVVAETLQLSQTRGYSTGGTVHVVVNNQIGFTTSNPLDTRSTFYCTDVAKMVQAPVFHVNGDDPEAVIFVTRLALDYRNQFHKDVIIDLVCYRRLGHNEADEPSVTQPMMYGKIRSHPTVRARYAERLIESDELTKAAGERMVEDYRRSIEQGVVVARPVLCGLDNPYKADWRDCHGNDWETGEVSTRVDPETLRALTEQMLRVPEGFELHPRVEKIWRERRNMGHGEQLVNWGHAENLAYATLLDAGIPVRLSGQDSGRGTFFHRHAVIHDQATGRSYTPLQHLGAHQGAFVAIDSILSEEAVLAFEYGYATAEPNTLTLWEAQFGDFANGAQVVIDQFITSAGTKWGLCCGLVMLLPHGLEGQGAEHSSARIERFLQLSAERNIRVCVPTTPAQIFHLLRRQTLCKERRPLIVMTPKSLLRHRLAVSNLDELVEGRFQPVIGECDPVAPDGVERIIVCSGRVFYDLLEARRTRALTNVAIVRIEQLYPFPKAAFTTALAQFPAATEVIWCQEEAQNQGAWDQIKHRLHHLTPAEQRVYYVGRPASAAPAVGHRAVHVEQQERLVDEALTGRINPSMNRRI; encoded by the coding sequence ATGAGTGCCCGCATCGAGCTCTTCCGCTCCTCCACCGCGCTGTACGGTGGCAATGCCGCCTTCATTGAAGACCTCTACGAGCGTTACCTGCAAGACCCAGAGGCCATTCCCGCTGCCTGGCGGGGCCACTTCGACGCCATGCACCAGGAGGCGGCGAACGAGGTCCCTCACGGGCCGGTGCGAGAGAACTTTCTTCGTCTCGCCCAGGAGCGCCGTTCGCGGCCGGCGAGCCGTGCGACCGGCAGCCTGGAGCCCGTTGCGGCGGAGAAGCAGACCGCGGTGCTGCGCCTGATCAATGCCTATCGCTATCGTGGCCACCAGGTAGCCGATCTGGATCCGCTGGCGTTGCGCGAGAAGCCGCAGGTCTTGGATCTGGATCCGGCATACCATGACCTGCGCCTGGAAGATCTCGATCAGGTCTTCCACACCGGCAGCCTCCAGGCCCCGAACCGCATGGCGCTGCGCGAGATCGTCGCGCTCGTCCAGCAGATCTACTGTGGGTCGGTCGGCAGCGAGTACATGCACATCATCAGCACCGAGCAGAAGCGCTGGATCCAGAAGCGCCTGGAGGGCTACCGGGGGCAGCCGGAGCTCACGGGCGCGGATCGTCGCTGGCTGCTGGCGCTGCTGAGCGCCGCGGAAGGACTGGAACAGTATCTGCACTATCGCTATGTCGGTCAAAAGCGCTTTTCGCTCGAGGGCGGCGAGGCCCTGATCCCGCTGATCGACGAGCTCATCCAGCGGGCCGGGCGCCAGGGCCAGAAGGAGATCGTCATCGGCATGGCCCATCGTGGCCGGCTCAACGTGCTGACGAACATCCTCGGCAAGCCGCCGCAGGAAATGTTCGACGAGTTCGAGGGCCGCGTGGGCATGAACTGGCGCGCGCTGTCTGGCGACGTGAAGTACCACATGGGTTTCGGGACCGATATCGATACCCCGGGCGGTGTCGTCCACGTGGTCCTGGGCTTCAACCCGTCGCACCTGGAGATCATCGATCCCGTGATCGAGGGCTCGGTGCGGGCCCGCCAACGCCGCCGCCTGGACCGCAGCGGCGACCTGGTGTTGCCGGTGTTGATCCACGGCGATGCCGCCTTCGCCGGTCAAGGCGTGGTCGCCGAGACCCTGCAATTGTCTCAGACCCGCGGCTATTCGACCGGTGGCACGGTGCACGTCGTCGTCAATAACCAGATCGGTTTCACGACCAGCAATCCGCTCGACACGCGTTCGACCTTCTACTGCACCGACGTGGCCAAGATGGTCCAGGCACCGGTTTTTCACGTCAACGGCGACGACCCCGAGGCCGTCATCTTCGTCACGCGCCTGGCGCTCGACTACCGCAATCAGTTCCACAAGGACGTCATCATCGATCTGGTCTGTTACCGCCGCCTCGGCCACAACGAGGCCGATGAGCCGTCGGTGACTCAGCCGATGATGTACGGGAAGATTCGCAGCCACCCGACGGTCCGCGCCCGCTACGCCGAGCGGCTGATCGAGTCGGACGAGTTGACGAAAGCGGCCGGCGAGCGGATGGTCGAGGACTATCGCCGTTCCATCGAGCAGGGCGTCGTCGTCGCGCGTCCGGTCCTCTGCGGCCTCGACAACCCTTACAAGGCAGACTGGCGCGATTGCCACGGGAACGACTGGGAGACTGGCGAGGTGTCGACCAGGGTCGACCCGGAGACGCTGCGTGCCCTCACCGAACAGATGCTGCGGGTACCCGAGGGCTTCGAGCTGCATCCGCGCGTCGAGAAGATCTGGCGCGAGCGGCGCAACATGGGCCACGGCGAGCAGCTCGTCAATTGGGGGCATGCCGAGAACCTGGCCTACGCGACCCTCCTCGATGCCGGCATCCCGGTGCGCCTTTCGGGCCAGGACAGCGGCCGCGGCACCTTCTTTCACCGCCATGCCGTGATCCACGACCAGGCCACCGGCCGCAGCTACACCCCGCTTCAGCATCTGGGAGCGCATCAGGGGGCCTTCGTCGCCATCGATTCGATCCTCTCCGAGGAGGCGGTGCTCGCCTTCGAGTACGGCTATGCGACGGCCGAGCCCAACACCCTGACCCTCTGGGAGGCCCAGTTCGGCGATTTCGCCAACGGTGCGCAGGTCGTCATCGACCAGTTCATCACCTCGGCGGGCACCAAGTGGGGGTTGTGCTGCGGCCTCGTGATGTTGCTGCCGCACGGGCTCGAGGGCCAGGGGGCCGAGCATTCCTCGGCGCGCATCGAACGTTTCCTGCAATTGAGCGCGGAGCGCAACATCCGCGTCTGCGTGCCGACCACGCCGGCGCAGATCTTCCACCTGCTGCGTCGCCAGACGCTTTGCAAGGAGCGTCGCCCGCTGATCGTGATGACGCCGAAAAGCCTGCTGCGCCACCGCCTCGCGGTCTCGAACCTCGATGAGCTCGTCGAGGGCAGGTTCCAGCCGGTGATCGGCGAGTGCGATCCGGTCGCGCCGGACGGCGTGGAACGGATCATCGTTTGCAGCGGGCGGGTCTTCTACGACCTGCTCGAGGCTCGGCGTACGCGGGCGCTGACCAATGTCGCCATCGTCCGCATCGAACAGCTCTATCCGTTTCCGAAGGCAGCCTTCACTACGGCACTGGCCCAATTCCCGGCGGCGACCGAGGTCATCTGGTGTCAGGAGGAGGCCCAGAACCAGGGCGCCTGGGACCAGATCAAGCATCGCCTTCATCACCTGACTCCGGCGGAGCAACGCGTCTATTATGTCGGGCGGCCCGCGTCAGCGGCCCCCGCCGTTGGCCACCGTGCTGTGCATGTCGAGCAGCAAGAGCGATTGGTCGACGAGGCCCTCACCGGGCGTATCAACCCGAGCATGAATCGAAGGATTTAG